A genomic segment from Ignavibacteriales bacterium encodes:
- a CDS encoding flippase-like domain-containing protein, which yields MTSDKKSKFGRIGVIVNYGVSIILAVVFLYIAFYNVDFSEVLTIVSHANLLWVFIFIVVTMLGHYFRAIRWKYILNSVKPNTSMKNLFGSLMVGYGVNCVTPKLGEVTRAVLIGKWEGLSRSSMFGTVILERIIDIISMGGSIIVALFLTSVSLSEKFPWLISSLYIMGAVIVLSIVLLSLILKSKEKFSKIILKFVGKISHKFAERIAYIFTMLAEGFASLKGSKNYFWTIFWTVAIIVLYAFGSYVGLLMLDMQNIQPITFGMGWIIMSISAIGVIIPTPGSTGSYHTLAKSTLVLIFGFAETISVAYAFLTHIIGYILFIVTALIMFFIVNKQKENLFDVVESEIREV from the coding sequence TTGACCTCAGATAAGAAAAGTAAATTTGGCAGAATTGGTGTTATCGTTAATTATGGTGTTTCAATCATTCTTGCGGTTGTCTTTTTATATATCGCTTTTTATAATGTTGATTTTAGCGAAGTTCTAACGATTGTATCACACGCAAACTTGCTCTGGGTTTTTATTTTTATTGTAGTTACGATGCTTGGCCATTATTTTCGCGCCATTAGATGGAAATACATCCTTAATTCCGTTAAGCCAAACACATCAATGAAAAATCTTTTTGGTTCTCTAATGGTTGGATACGGAGTTAACTGTGTTACTCCAAAACTTGGCGAAGTTACTCGCGCTGTATTAATCGGAAAGTGGGAAGGATTATCGCGCTCATCAATGTTTGGAACAGTTATTCTTGAAAGAATAATTGATATCATTTCAATGGGCGGTTCTATTATTGTTGCACTTTTTCTTACAAGTGTAAGCCTTTCTGAAAAATTTCCCTGGCTTATTTCTTCTCTGTACATCATGGGTGCAGTTATAGTTTTATCTATCGTTTTGCTTTCGTTGATATTAAAATCAAAAGAAAAATTTTCTAAAATTATTTTAAAATTTGTTGGAAAAATATCACACAAATTTGCTGAAAGAATTGCCTACATCTTTACTATGCTTGCAGAAGGTTTTGCAAGTTTAAAGGGATCTAAAAACTATTTTTGGACAATATTTTGGACTGTTGCAATTATAGTTTTATATGCTTTTGGTTCTTATGTAGGTTTATTAATGCTTGATATGCAAAACATACAACCAATTACATTTGGGATGGGCTGGATAATAATGAGTATTAGCGCAATTGGTGTTATAATTCCAACGCCCGGCAGCACAGGTTCTTATCATACATTAGCAAAATCCACCTTAGTTTTAATTTTTGGATTTGCTGAAACCATAAGCGTTGCATATGCATTTTTAACACATATAATTGGTTACATTTTATTTATTGTTACAGCATTAATAATGTTTTTTATAGTTAACAAGCAAAAAGAAAATTTATTTGATGTTGTTGAATCAGAAATAAGGGAAGTATGA
- a CDS encoding peptidylprolyl isomerase, protein MKKLFFAAAIIGLFLSSNNFSQEKETQVMSDSTTVAVIQTNMGTIEIELFEKQTPKTVENFVGLANKGYYKDVIFHRVIDGFMIQGGDPTGTGRGGESFWGKKFNDEIVKELVFDSEGLLAMANAGPNTNGSQFFITLAPTKWLNGNHTIFGKVINGMDVVKSIGRVKKDGQDRPYADVVMESVAIEKR, encoded by the coding sequence ATGAAAAAACTATTTTTTGCTGCGGCAATAATCGGATTATTTTTATCATCAAATAATTTTTCACAAGAAAAGGAAACACAAGTAATGAGTGACAGTACAACAGTAGCGGTTATCCAAACAAATATGGGCACAATTGAAATTGAATTATTCGAAAAACAAACTCCAAAAACTGTAGAAAATTTTGTTGGGCTTGCTAACAAAGGATATTATAAAGATGTAATTTTTCATCGCGTTATTGATGGCTTTATGATTCAAGGCGGCGATCCAACTGGAACAGGACGCGGTGGTGAAAGTTTTTGGGGCAAAAAATTTAACGATGAAATTGTAAAAGAACTTGTATTTGATTCTGAGGGATTACTTGCAATGGCAAACGCTGGACCAAATACCAACGGCAGTCAATTTTTTATAACTCTTGCTCCAACAAAATGGTTGAACGGTAATCATACGATTTTTGGTAAGGTTATTAACGGAATGGACGTTGTGAAATCGATTGGTAGAGTAAAAAAAGATGGACAGGATCGGCCCTATGCAGATGTTGTTATGGAAAGTGTTGCTATAGAGAAAAGATAA
- the uppP gene encoding undecaprenyl-diphosphatase UppP, producing MSLFEAIILGVVQGLTEFLPISSTGHLTLAGKFMGLISDKNPEHWTAFIAVIQLGTMVSILVYFWKDLWNIFTEFLQNNFQKRLKYSEQSINSKLGWMIIAGTIPIVIIGLFFKDAIEGAFTKNLYVIAISLIVLAIILAVAEKTARFKKDLKDIAMMDSILIGLAQAVALIPGSSRSGTTITGGLFLGLKRDVAARFSFLLSVPAVLASGMLQLKESLVFINYDMAVSIIVATVVSGISGYIAIDFLLKFLKKNSTFVFIFYRITLGVLILFLIYSNIINP from the coding sequence TTGAGTTTATTTGAAGCAATTATTCTTGGTGTTGTTCAGGGATTAACAGAATTTTTACCTATCAGCAGCACAGGGCATTTAACACTTGCCGGAAAATTCATGGGATTAATTTCAGATAAAAATCCTGAACATTGGACTGCGTTTATTGCTGTTATCCAACTTGGAACTATGGTTTCAATACTTGTTTATTTCTGGAAGGATCTCTGGAATATTTTTACTGAATTCTTGCAAAATAATTTTCAAAAAAGATTAAAATATTCTGAACAATCAATAAATTCAAAACTTGGTTGGATGATCATTGCAGGGACAATTCCAATTGTGATTATAGGTTTATTCTTTAAAGATGCAATTGAAGGGGCGTTTACAAAAAATTTATATGTGATCGCAATTAGTTTGATAGTTCTTGCAATCATTCTTGCCGTTGCAGAAAAAACCGCTCGTTTTAAAAAAGATCTTAAAGATATAGCTATGATGGATTCTATCTTAATTGGACTTGCTCAAGCAGTTGCTCTTATTCCCGGCTCATCAAGATCGGGTACGACAATTACGGGAGGATTGTTTTTAGGATTAAAAAGAGATGTAGCTGCAAGATTTTCCTTTTTGTTAAGCGTGCCTGCTGTGCTTGCAAGCGGAATGCTTCAACTAAAAGAATCTTTAGTGTTCATAAATTATGATATGGCGGTTAGTATTATCGTAGCAACAGTTGTATCCGGAATAAGCGGCTATATAGCAATTGATTTTTTACTTAAGTTTTTAAAAAAGAATTCAACATTTGTTTTTATCTTTTATAGAATAACACTCGGAGTTTTAATATTATTTTTAATTTATTCAAATATCATAAATCCATAG
- a CDS encoding efflux RND transporter periplasmic adaptor subunit: protein MKKNTKNILIAAAVLVVIAIVMLPKLLSSSESGKNTTPGGGADMVIPVKAHIVSLSTLNNSVFTTGTILANEEVELRSETSGKITKILFKEGSFVSKGALLIKINDADLQAQLRRAESKVKLSQEKEARQRQLRDGNLISQEEYDNTVSELNVNQADYDLIKAQIDKTEIIAPFSGVVGLRSVSEGSYVTTSIVIARLQNFNSIKVDFSIPEMYSASVKKGDELEFRISGSNQLYKAKVYAIEPKIDPGTRTLQIRAICSASYKDLIPGAFANVELSLKQTSNAVLIPTVSIVPELKGQIVYLYKSGVVVPQPVETGVREESLVQIVKGVSEGDTVITSGILQIRSNSKVKISEFN from the coding sequence ATGAAGAAAAACACAAAAAATATTCTTATTGCCGCAGCAGTTTTAGTTGTGATTGCAATAGTAATGCTTCCAAAATTATTATCATCCTCCGAGAGTGGGAAAAATACAACACCCGGTGGCGGTGCTGATATGGTTATACCAGTTAAAGCACACATCGTATCTTTATCAACTTTAAATAACAGTGTTTTTACAACGGGTACTATTCTTGCCAACGAAGAAGTTGAACTGAGAAGCGAAACTTCCGGAAAGATTACTAAAATACTTTTTAAAGAAGGTTCGTTTGTTAGTAAAGGTGCCCTTTTAATAAAAATAAATGATGCTGATTTGCAAGCGCAGTTACGTAGAGCAGAATCAAAAGTGAAATTATCACAGGAGAAAGAAGCAAGACAAAGGCAACTTCGCGATGGTAATTTGATAAGTCAGGAAGAATATGATAATACTGTAAGTGAATTAAATGTTAATCAGGCTGATTATGATTTGATTAAAGCGCAAATAGATAAAACAGAAATTATAGCGCCATTTAGCGGCGTGGTTGGGTTGCGGTCCGTTAGCGAAGGAAGTTATGTTACAACCTCAATTGTGATAGCACGGCTGCAAAATTTTAACAGCATTAAAGTTGATTTCTCAATTCCCGAAATGTATTCCGCATCTGTAAAAAAGGGTGATGAACTTGAATTTAGAATCAGCGGAAGTAACCAGTTGTATAAGGCAAAAGTTTATGCAATAGAACCCAAAATTGATCCCGGTACAAGAACATTACAGATTAGAGCTATTTGCAGCGCATCTTACAAAGATTTAATACCCGGCGCTTTTGCAAATGTTGAGTTGAGTTTAAAGCAAACAAGTAACGCTGTGCTTATTCCAACTGTTTCAATCGTACCAGAACTAAAAGGACAAATAGTTTATCTTTATAAAAGCGGCGTTGTTGTGCCACAGCCTGTTGAAACAGGTGTTAGAGAAGAATCACTTGTTCAGATCGTTAAAGGCGTTAGTGAAGGTGACACGGTTATTACTTCTGGCATTTTACAGATCAGGTCAAATTCCAAAGTCAAAATTTCAGAATTTAATTAA
- a CDS encoding sigma-70 family RNA polymerase sigma factor, producing the protein MTDRNLIEFTDEELILEFQSSGSEKAFEILVQRFKNPLTNYVYRFLGDYDSCVDVVQDAFVKVYRYKDNYSSLAKFSTWIYTIAGNLARTEYQRKRRRNFFSISSYGDEEKVFDIPDNSTRPDVAADMSLKNEIIQKALLKVRDSYREAVILRDIQELTYEEIAAIMKIEVGTVKSRINRGRAELQKYLKDIYND; encoded by the coding sequence TTGACGGATAGAAATCTTATCGAATTTACTGATGAAGAGCTGATTCTTGAATTTCAAAGCAGTGGGAGTGAAAAAGCCTTTGAAATTTTAGTGCAGAGATTTAAAAATCCTTTAACAAATTATGTTTACAGGTTTCTTGGTGATTATGATAGCTGTGTTGATGTGGTTCAGGATGCTTTTGTTAAAGTTTATCGATATAAAGATAATTACAGTTCGTTGGCAAAATTTTCAACTTGGATTTACACAATTGCGGGTAATCTTGCACGAACTGAATATCAAAGAAAACGCAGAAGAAATTTTTTCTCGATAAGCAGTTATGGTGATGAAGAAAAAGTTTTTGATATTCCGGATAATTCAACTCGGCCGGATGTTGCGGCGGATATGAGTTTGAAAAATGAGATCATTCAGAAAGCATTGTTAAAAGTTCGTGATTCATATCGAGAGGCAGTGATACTTAGAGATATTCAAGAATTAACTTACGAAGAAATTGCGGCTATTATGAAAATTGAAGTTGGTACTGTAAAATCAAGGATAAATCGTGGTAGAGCAGAGTTGCAGAAATATCTAAAAGATATTTATAATGATTAA
- a CDS encoding outer membrane lipoprotein carrier protein LolA: MKTILSLIMLCYSTFAFSQSAESVLKSLQNKFDSITDLTAKVSQKSNGKSNLTGTMYFKKENNLRIEFGDQTIVADGETSWNYNKKNKKLIISDYDEAGSGLLSINYLVYQYPSECVLSLSSQGSKQILNLKPKSNKNNLGEVKLYITKENLIDKAVITNVATGTMEVSFSNYKLNQNISDTMFSFTAPEGTTVVDLR, from the coding sequence ATGAAAACTATTTTGAGTTTAATAATGCTTTGCTATTCAACTTTTGCATTTAGTCAAAGCGCGGAATCAGTTTTAAAATCACTGCAAAATAAATTTGATTCTATTACCGATCTTACTGCTAAGGTATCTCAGAAATCTAACGGCAAATCAAATCTTACCGGAACAATGTATTTTAAAAAAGAAAACAACCTTAGAATTGAATTTGGAGATCAAACCATTGTGGCCGATGGAGAAACCTCGTGGAATTATAACAAGAAAAACAAAAAATTAATTATTAGTGATTATGATGAAGCAGGATCTGGATTGCTATCAATAAATTATCTCGTTTATCAATATCCGTCCGAATGTGTTTTAAGTTTATCATCTCAAGGGAGTAAACAGATTTTAAATTTAAAACCAAAATCAAATAAAAATAATCTTGGAGAAGTAAAGCTTTATATCACAAAAGAAAACTTGATCGATAAAGCGGTAATCACAAATGTAGCAACCGGAACGATGGAAGTATCATTTTCAAATTATAAACTCAATCAAAATATATCCGATACAATGTTTTCATTTACAGCGCCGGAAGGAACAACAGTAGTTGACCTCAGATAA
- the holA gene encoding DNA polymerase III subunit delta: MAKSKAPAIQEIEKQLKQKKILPVYYLFGEDSYSIDSIVDVIEKTVQPFITSDFDKEVLYGENQSFASIIGLASTFPFGSDKKLIIVKQAEKLKDKKEKKEIVNYFQSPTEFTVLLFIHDGAISNPASDPYKTLANEGFLFEAKELKGKSLIDWLITTVEKNGKTISYDNAQLLTDISGENRNTLESQLEKIFIYVGDKKEITIDSIRGLSTSLKQYTIFDLQNAIGKKNKSAALKVAINLLKNGMEPIQIIAMLNKYFTSLARLNELTTTNTNEFQIARIMGTHPYFLKDYHSARRIFSDEHLTSSFSALLKADLAIKTTSLDDYTLISVLIAEIIPD; encoded by the coding sequence ATGGCAAAAAGTAAAGCACCTGCAATACAAGAAATTGAAAAGCAATTAAAGCAAAAAAAGATTTTGCCTGTTTATTACCTCTTTGGTGAAGACTCATACAGTATAGATTCCATTGTTGATGTGATAGAAAAAACTGTGCAGCCGTTTATCACTTCAGATTTTGATAAAGAAGTTTTGTATGGTGAGAATCAATCATTTGCAAGCATAATTGGTTTAGCTTCTACTTTCCCTTTCGGCTCTGATAAAAAACTTATTATTGTTAAACAAGCCGAAAAGTTAAAAGATAAAAAAGAGAAGAAAGAAATAGTGAATTATTTCCAATCCCCAACTGAGTTTACGGTCCTTTTGTTTATTCATGATGGAGCAATTTCAAACCCCGCTTCTGATCCCTATAAAACTTTGGCAAACGAAGGGTTTCTTTTTGAAGCAAAAGAATTAAAAGGCAAAAGTTTAATTGATTGGCTGATAACCACGGTAGAAAAAAATGGAAAGACCATTTCTTATGATAACGCGCAATTGCTTACAGACATTTCTGGTGAGAACAGAAACACTTTAGAATCCCAGCTGGAAAAAATATTTATTTACGTTGGAGATAAAAAAGAAATTACGATTGATAGCATTCGCGGATTATCTACATCATTAAAGCAATACACAATATTTGATTTACAAAATGCAATTGGTAAAAAAAATAAATCCGCAGCTTTAAAGGTTGCTATTAATCTGCTCAAAAATGGGATGGAACCGATACAGATAATTGCAATGCTCAATAAGTATTTTACAAGTCTTGCAAGATTAAATGAACTAACCACGACAAATACCAATGAATTTCAAATAGCAAGAATTATGGGTACGCACCCATACTTTCTAAAAGATTATCATAGTGCTCGCAGAATATTTTCGGATGAACATCTTACTTCATCGTTTTCTGCTTTGCTAAAAGCTGATTTAGCGATTAAAACCACGTCGCTTGATGATTATACACTAATTAGTGTGTTAATTGCAGAAATAATTCCTGATTAA
- a CDS encoding type B 50S ribosomal protein L31: MKKGIHPEYKPVVFQDASCDFAILTRSTIRTSDTIQWTDGNTYPLVKLEISSGSHPFFTGKQKLLDTAGRVEKFNKKYSKKQ; this comes from the coding sequence ATGAAAAAAGGAATTCATCCAGAATATAAACCAGTTGTATTTCAAGATGCATCTTGTGATTTTGCAATTTTAACTCGCTCCACGATTAGAACAAGCGATACTATTCAATGGACAGATGGAAATACTTATCCATTAGTTAAGTTAGAAATTTCAAGCGGTTCACATCCGTTCTTTACCGGAAAACAAAAGTTACTCGATACAGCCGGTAGAGTTGAAAAATTCAACAAGAAATACAGCAAGAAACAATAA
- a CDS encoding efflux RND transporter permease subunit, with protein MSLSSISIQRPVLAIVMSIVIVVFGILGYTYLGVREFPSVDPPIITVSTNYVGANADVIESQITEPLEESINGISGIKSLTSVSRDGRSTITVEFDIDIDLEAATNDVRDRVSRSLSNLPPDVDVPIVAKADADATPIVFMNVQSDTRNLLEISEIANNVFKERFQTISGVSSVQIWGEKKYAMRLWLDPAKLASFQLSPVDVRNALNRENVELPSGRIEGDNTELSIRTIGRLQTEEEFNNLIIKESGGSIVRVRDVGNARLGAENERSILKRDGIPMVGVVLIAQAGANNIAIADEFYRRLEILKKSLPSDIKTGIGFDVTTYIRESIKEVEQTILVAFGLVVLIIFLFLRDWRTTLIPIIVIPISLIGSFFIMYIADFSINVLTLLGIVLAIGMVVDDAIVVLENIYSKIENKMDPVEAGKKGSAEIFFAVISTTVALASVFMPVIFLQGLTGRLFREFGIVVAGAVIISSFVALTLTPMLSTKILKRREHHNWFYNITEPFFVKINETYKRHLVFFIAHRWFAFPVTAFAIILIYLLFKVVPTELAPLEDRSRLSVIASAPEGATFEYMDRYIDEAVDVIGKNVPEKEGIISVTSPGFGASSSVNSGFINLILKQPELRKKSQQQIADEITPLVNSLTGARAFITQQQTIGGSRRGGLPVQFVLQAPNFKTLEEFLPKFIDETRKYPAFTIVDVNLKFNKPELKLLIDRQKARALGVSTIDIAQTIQAAFSGQRFGYFIKDGKQYQVIGQFSRENRDAPIDLKSTYVKNNKGELIQLDNVVFVSEQSAPPQLYRFNRYVSATVSAGLAPGVSLGEGINTMYEIADKVLDDRFATALDGASKDFKESSSSLLFAFILALGLIYLVLAAQFESFRDPFIILFTVPLALAGALFSLWYFNQTLNIFSEIGIIMLIGLVTKNGILIVEFANQRKATGLSKNEAVVSAAASRLRPILMTSLSTVLGILPIALALGAGSESRVSMGIAVVGGLILSTFLTLFIVPAIYSFFSRKTATVTNVTE; from the coding sequence ATGAGTTTATCATCCATTAGTATTCAGCGTCCGGTACTTGCAATTGTAATGTCGATTGTAATTGTTGTATTTGGAATTCTTGGTTATACCTATTTGGGCGTGAGGGAATTTCCTTCTGTTGACCCACCCATAATTACTGTTTCTACAAACTATGTTGGCGCAAATGCTGATGTCATAGAAAGCCAGATTACTGAACCTCTCGAAGAATCAATAAACGGAATATCAGGTATAAAATCACTTACCTCTGTTAGCCGAGATGGAAGAAGCACAATAACAGTTGAGTTTGATATTGACATCGATCTTGAAGCAGCAACAAATGATGTTCGCGATAGAGTATCGAGATCACTTTCTAATCTTCCACCTGATGTTGATGTGCCTATTGTTGCAAAAGCTGATGCGGATGCGACACCAATTGTATTTATGAATGTGCAAAGTGATACTAGAAATTTGCTTGAGATTTCTGAAATAGCGAACAATGTTTTTAAAGAAAGATTTCAAACAATTAGTGGTGTTAGCAGTGTGCAAATCTGGGGCGAAAAAAAATATGCTATGCGATTGTGGCTTGATCCTGCTAAACTTGCTTCTTTTCAACTATCGCCTGTTGATGTTAGAAACGCACTTAATCGTGAAAATGTTGAACTTCCATCCGGAAGAATTGAAGGAGACAATACAGAGCTTTCAATTAGAACAATCGGCAGACTTCAGACTGAAGAAGAGTTTAACAATTTAATAATAAAAGAATCTGGCGGTAGTATTGTTCGAGTCAGAGATGTTGGCAACGCAAGATTAGGGGCAGAAAATGAACGCTCAATTTTAAAGCGTGATGGAATTCCGATGGTTGGTGTTGTATTAATTGCACAAGCCGGAGCAAATAATATTGCAATTGCGGACGAGTTTTATAGAAGGTTAGAGATACTTAAGAAATCGTTGCCGTCAGATATCAAAACAGGAATTGGATTTGATGTTACAACTTATATTCGCGAATCTATAAAAGAAGTTGAACAAACAATTTTAGTCGCTTTTGGATTGGTTGTATTAATTATCTTTTTGTTTTTGCGTGATTGGCGGACAACACTTATACCAATAATTGTAATTCCAATTTCGCTTATCGGTTCATTCTTTATAATGTACATTGCAGATTTTTCTATTAATGTGCTAACTCTGCTGGGCATTGTTCTTGCAATCGGTATGGTTGTGGATGATGCAATTGTTGTGTTGGAAAACATTTATTCAAAAATTGAAAATAAAATGGATCCCGTAGAAGCAGGCAAAAAAGGATCTGCTGAAATATTTTTTGCAGTTATCTCTACAACTGTTGCACTCGCTTCCGTTTTTATGCCGGTTATCTTTTTGCAAGGATTAACAGGCAGGCTTTTTAGAGAGTTTGGAATTGTTGTTGCTGGCGCTGTAATCATTTCGTCTTTTGTGGCCCTTACTTTAACACCTATGCTTAGCACAAAAATTCTAAAACGTAGAGAGCATCATAATTGGTTTTACAATATTACCGAACCATTTTTTGTAAAGATTAATGAAACTTACAAAAGGCATTTGGTTTTCTTTATCGCTCATCGCTGGTTTGCTTTTCCTGTAACCGCTTTTGCAATTATTTTAATTTACCTTTTATTTAAGGTTGTACCCACTGAGCTTGCACCGCTTGAAGACAGAAGTCGTTTATCCGTTATTGCCTCTGCTCCTGAGGGTGCAACATTTGAATACATGGATAGATACATTGATGAAGCTGTGGATGTAATTGGTAAAAATGTTCCAGAAAAAGAAGGAATTATTTCCGTTACTTCACCGGGATTTGGTGCTTCTAGTTCTGTTAATTCGGGATTTATCAATTTGATTTTGAAACAGCCTGAGTTGAGAAAAAAATCACAGCAGCAAATAGCTGACGAAATTACTCCATTGGTTAATTCACTTACAGGTGCACGAGCGTTTATTACACAGCAGCAGACTATTGGGGGCAGCAGACGCGGTGGTTTACCGGTTCAGTTTGTTTTGCAGGCTCCTAACTTTAAAACGTTAGAAGAATTTTTACCAAAGTTTATTGATGAAACAAGAAAGTATCCTGCATTTACAATTGTTGATGTGAATCTAAAATTCAATAAGCCTGAATTAAAACTTTTAATCGATAGACAAAAGGCACGCGCGCTTGGTGTTTCTACAATTGATATTGCACAGACAATTCAGGCTGCGTTTAGCGGACAAAGATTTGGTTATTTTATTAAAGATGGAAAACAATATCAGGTTATCGGACAATTTTCTCGAGAGAATAGAGATGCCCCGATTGATTTAAAATCTACTTATGTAAAAAATAACAAGGGAGAATTAATACAATTAGATAATGTTGTTTTTGTTAGTGAACAAAGCGCTCCACCACAGCTGTACAGATTTAACAGATATGTTTCTGCAACTGTTTCTGCTGGATTAGCGCCTGGTGTTTCTCTTGGTGAGGGAATTAATACTATGTATGAAATTGCTGATAAAGTTTTAGATGATAGATTCGCTACTGCTCTTGACGGCGCATCAAAAGATTTTAAGGAAAGTTCCTCAAGTTTACTTTTTGCTTTTATTTTGGCGCTTGGATTGATTTATCTTGTTCTTGCAGCACAGTTTGAAAGTTTTCGCGATCCTTTTATAATTTTGTTTACTGTTCCGCTTGCGCTTGCAGGTGCGTTGTTTTCTCTTTGGTATTTCAATCAAACTTTAAACATTTTTAGTGAGATTGGAATTATCATGCTTATAGGTTTGGTAACAAAAAACGGAATTTTAATTGTTGAATTTGCAAACCAGAGAAAAGCCACCGGACTTTCTAAAAATGAAGCAGTAGTTAGTGCCGCCGCATCCAGGTTAAGACCAATTTTAATGACAAGCCTTTCCACAGTTTTGGGAATTCTACCAATTGCACTTGCGCTTGGCGCAGGTTCCGAAAGCAGGGTTTCTATGGGTATAGCAGTTGTTGGCGGATTAATACTATCTACATTTTTAACTTTGTTTATTGTTCCAGCTATCTATTCATTCTTTTCAAGAAAAACTGCTACTGTTACAAATGTAACGGAGTAA